Proteins from a genomic interval of Bos mutus isolate GX-2022 chromosome 15, NWIPB_WYAK_1.1, whole genome shotgun sequence:
- the LOC102264976 gene encoding LOW QUALITY PROTEIN: 2-acylglycerol O-acyltransferase 2 (The sequence of the model RefSeq protein was modified relative to this genomic sequence to represent the inferred CDS: inserted 2 bases in 2 codons; deleted 4 bases in 3 codons; substituted 1 base at 1 genomic stop codon), which yields MVKFAPLSVPWERRLQTFVVLQWIFSFAVLAQICIAVFIGLLFTRFWIFSVLYAVWWYLDLSKPWQGGRRIEAFRRCVIWRYMKDYFPISLVKTAHPHGIRSVGAFTNLCTESTGFSSLFPGIRPHLMMLNLWFWTPFFRDYIMSGGLVPADKESAAHILSREGGGNLLAIIVGGVQEALDARPGGYKLVLRNRKGFIRLALMHGADLVPIFSFGENDLFDQVENSPGTWLRWFQDXLHKALRGSILLFYGCGVFHGSFGLMPYHRPXTTVVGKPIKVQKTPHPSQEEVDRLHHXYMKELENLFEAHKLKYNVPRDQHLEIC from the exons ATGGTGAAGTTCGCACCCTTGTCCGTGCCGTGGGAGCGCAGATTGCAGACCTTTGTGGTTCTGCAGTGGATTTTCTCCTTTGCGGTCCTGG CCCAGATCTGCATTGCTGTCTTCATAGGCCTCCTGTTCACAAGATTCTGGATCTTCAGTGTCCTATATGCAGTCTGGTGGTACCTGGATCTATCCAAGCCGTGGCAGGGGGGCAGGCGCATTGAGGCCTTCAGGCGCTGCGTCATATGGAGGTACATGAAGGACTATTTCCCCATCTCG CTGGTCAAGACTGCCCACCCTCATGGGATCAGG TCTGTTGGAGCTTTTACCAACCTGTGCACAGAGAGCACCGGGTTTTCCTCACTGTTCCCTGGCATCCGCCCACATCTGATGATGCTGAACTTGTGGTTCTGGACTCCTTTCTTCAGGGATTACATCATGTCAGGGG ggCTGGTCCCAGCAGACAAGGAGAGTGCTGCTCACATTCTGAGCAGGGAAGGAGGTGGCAACCTGCTGGCCATCATTGTTGGGGGCGTCCAGGAGGCACTGGATGCCAGGCCTGGAGGCTACAAGCTGGTGCTGCGGAACCGCAAGGGCTTCATCAGGCTTGCCCTGATGCATGG GGCAGATCTGGTGCCGATCTTCTCCTTTGGGGAGAATGAC CTATTTGACCAGGTTGAGAACTCTCCTGGCACCTGGTTGCGCTGGTTCCAGGACTGACTTCACAAG GCACTAAGAGGCTCCATCCTGCTCTTCTATGGCTGTGGAGTCTTCCATGGCAGCTTTGGTCTTATGCCCTACCACCGCC TCACCACTGTGG TGGGGAAGCCCATCAAGGTGCAGAAGACACCTCATCCCTCTCAGGAGGAGGTGGACAGGCTGCACC GCTACATGAAGGAGCTGGAAAACCTCTTCGAAGCCCACAAGCTCAAGTACAACGTCCCCAGAGACCAACACTTGGAGATCTGCTGA